The segment CCGCGGGTCGCCGCGACCATCGCGGAGCCGTGCATCTGTGCGCGCCCGACCGCGAACGCCTTCGGGCCGGAAACGACGACCTCGTCGCCCTCGCGGATGTCGGCGTCGGCGTCGACGACGCCCGGCGCGAGCACGCTCCCGTGGGGCACGAACTCGTCGATCTCGACGCGCTTCGTCGGCACGTCGCCCTCGACCCACCGGTGCGCGCCGTCGAGCGTGAGCGAGAGCGTCCCGTAGTTCGGGACCATCGTCGCGAGCTGCGGCGCGGCGTTCTGTTCGTCGCCCGCCGACGGCGGTTCGTCCGCGCGCACCTGGAGCTTCGGGTACCGGCTCGTCGTCTTGAACTCTCCGAGGAGGTCGTCGCCCGCGCCCGCACCGAACTGGTAGTCCGCGATGGCGCGAATCGTGTTGTGCTGGCGTTCGCGCTTCCGGTACGCGCGCTCGCCCTCGAGCGCCGCCCCGAGGTTCGCGAGGCTCTCGTCGGTCGTCGGGTGGTCCGCGACCGTGAACTCCACTGGCAGGTCGGGGTGAGCCTCCAGCGCGCGGTCGACGATCTCGCGGTAATCCGCGGGGACGTGCGCGATCACTCGCGGGTAGTCGTTCGCGTCCAGGTACCGCTTCAGGACCTCCGCGACGAACTCGATCTCGCCCGCGGTCCACTCACCGGTGACGACCGTATCGTAGTGCTGGGCGGGGTACGTGAGCTCGAGCTCTTGCGGGACGACGCCGATCGGCGACGTGATAGACGCGACGTGCGCGCGGTACTGGATGACTTCGTGGAACTGGTAGTGGCTCTGGGAGTCGCTGTAGGGCTTCGTCGCCGAGCACGGGACGAGGACGAGCGGCCGGTCGAACCGGCACTCGTAGCGTTCGGTGACGCGCTGCGCGAACCGCTGGATCTCCACGCGATTGAGGGTGTCCTCGGTCGTGGCGTCCATGTGCGCGTTCCGGTAGATCGGCGTCCGGGCCTCGAGGTAGCCGTACTGCTGGTCGAGTTCGCGGACGAGCGCGGTCAGCCACTGGTCCTGGCGCGCCTGCCCCTCGACGTAGTCCCGGAGGCGGCCGTCGCGGATGCGCTTGCGGACCCGTGCCAGTTCCGCTTCGAGGACGGCGACGTTGTGGTCGACGCAATCCTGGCGGTCGAACTCGTCGCGCGGCTGCCGGCACGCCTCGCACGCACAGGGGAGTTCGTCGAGTTCGTCGAGCCGGTGGTTCTCGTCCGTCGTCAGGTACCGTCCCTGGGTGCCGGCGGCGACGGCGCGGTCGGCGTCGAACAGGTCGACGCCGGCGTACGCGAGCACCGCGACGTTCCGCGGGGTCGCCGCACCCGACAGGTAGACCGCGGCGTCCTCCGGAACGGCGTCCTTGACGGCGAGGATGGCCTCGGCGAACCCGCGGCCGTGCCCGAGGAACCCCTGGACGTCCGAGAGGACGTACGCGTCGGCACCGCAGTCCTGGACGTGCTCGGAGTGGACGACGACGGCGCTCGGGTAGTCGACGTCCGGATAGGAGACGGCGAACGACTCCGCGACCTCGTCGGCGGTCCCCGCTGGGAGCCCGCGATGGGGGAGGACGGTGAGGGCGCCGTCGTCGCCGTCGGGGACGTCGCGATGCTCGGGCCACAGGCCGCCGGCGTCCTCGACGACGTCGTCGACGAGCGCGGGCGTCCGGACGGGGTCGGCGAGGCGCAGGGTGGCGACTCTCGCGGCGCCGTCGCGCGAGAGCACCTCGAAGTACTCGGTCATGCCGCGTCGTCGGTCCCGCTCGCTCCTGTATCTTCCCTTCTCCGCGCCCGCCGGGAGCGCCCCGGTCGTCGGTCGAGACGAGGAATCGATCCGCTCGGCGACGGCGACGGTACCAGCGTCTCGTCGACCGGTTCCTCGAGGCTGTCCCTCCAGTCACTCGCCGCCGTCTAGACGGCGATCTCCCAAGGCACCGCCTCAGTCGGCCCATTTCGCGACTCACCTCTGCCC is part of the Halorubellus sp. JP-L1 genome and harbors:
- the arcS gene encoding archaeosine synthase subunit alpha gives rise to the protein MTEYFEVLSRDGAARVATLRLADPVRTPALVDDVVEDAGGLWPEHRDVPDGDDGALTVLPHRGLPAGTADEVAESFAVSYPDVDYPSAVVVHSEHVQDCGADAYVLSDVQGFLGHGRGFAEAILAVKDAVPEDAAVYLSGAATPRNVAVLAYAGVDLFDADRAVAAGTQGRYLTTDENHRLDELDELPCACEACRQPRDEFDRQDCVDHNVAVLEAELARVRKRIRDGRLRDYVEGQARQDQWLTALVRELDQQYGYLEARTPIYRNAHMDATTEDTLNRVEIQRFAQRVTERYECRFDRPLVLVPCSATKPYSDSQSHYQFHEVIQYRAHVASITSPIGVVPQELELTYPAQHYDTVVTGEWTAGEIEFVAEVLKRYLDANDYPRVIAHVPADYREIVDRALEAHPDLPVEFTVADHPTTDESLANLGAALEGERAYRKRERQHNTIRAIADYQFGAGAGDDLLGEFKTTSRYPKLQVRADEPPSAGDEQNAAPQLATMVPNYGTLSLTLDGAHRWVEGDVPTKRVEIDEFVPHGSVLAPGVVDADADIREGDEVVVSGPKAFAVGRAQMHGSAMVAATRGEACSIRHVEER